A part of Kitasatospora acidiphila genomic DNA contains:
- a CDS encoding roadblock/LC7 domain-containing protein yields MTAMNQPAGELNWLLDDLVGRVASLRHAVILSSDGLATGASQGLSREDAEHLAAVAAGFHSLAKGAGRHFDAGGVRQTMVELDEAFLFITAAGDGSCLAVLADADSDIGQIAYEMALLVKRVGEHLAAEARHPA; encoded by the coding sequence ATGACCGCAATGAACCAGCCGGCCGGCGAGCTGAACTGGCTCCTGGACGACCTGGTGGGACGGGTCGCGTCGCTGCGGCACGCGGTGATCCTCTCCAGCGACGGCCTGGCCACCGGCGCCTCGCAGGGCCTCAGCCGAGAGGACGCCGAGCACCTGGCCGCCGTGGCCGCCGGCTTCCACAGCCTGGCCAAGGGCGCGGGCCGGCACTTCGACGCGGGCGGGGTGCGGCAGACCATGGTCGAGCTGGACGAGGCCTTCCTGTTCATCACCGCGGCCGGCGACGGCAGCTGCCTGGCGGTGCTGGCCGACGCCGACTCCGACATCGGCCAGATCGCCTATGAGATGGCGCTGCTGGTCAAGCGGGTCGGAGAGCACCTGGCCGCTGAGGCGCGGCACCCCGCCTGA
- a CDS encoding HAD family hydrolase yields MIELVIFDCDGVLIDSEPLGVAVDRVALADLGLPMTEQEVIDRFVGHSHGAKTALIEKLLGRPLPADWWEPYRPLHRELTEERLAPVDGITEALAAIELPSCVASNSSHRWLRTGLGLTGLYQRFEGRIFSGAEDVAHGKPAPDLFLYAARTLGADPAACVVVEDSPHGLAAARAAGMPSFGYTGGVMPAERLAGPGTVLFDDMRKLPELLAARHRGAELAG; encoded by the coding sequence ATGATCGAACTGGTGATCTTCGACTGTGACGGCGTTCTCATAGACAGCGAGCCGCTGGGCGTCGCCGTGGACCGGGTGGCGCTGGCCGACCTCGGGCTGCCGATGACGGAGCAGGAGGTCATCGACCGCTTCGTCGGGCATTCGCACGGCGCGAAGACAGCGCTGATCGAGAAGCTGCTCGGCCGCCCGCTGCCCGCCGACTGGTGGGAGCCGTACCGGCCGCTGCACCGCGAGCTGACCGAGGAGCGACTGGCCCCGGTGGACGGCATCACCGAGGCGCTGGCCGCCATCGAGCTGCCCAGCTGCGTGGCCTCCAACAGCAGCCACCGCTGGCTGCGCACCGGCCTGGGGCTGACCGGGCTGTACCAGCGGTTCGAGGGGCGGATCTTCAGCGGCGCCGAGGACGTGGCGCACGGCAAGCCGGCGCCCGACCTCTTCCTGTACGCCGCCCGCACCCTGGGCGCCGACCCGGCCGCCTGCGTGGTGGTGGAGGACAGCCCGCACGGCCTGGCGGCGGCCCGGGCGGCCGGGATGCCCTCGTTCGGCTACACCGGCGGGGTGATGCCGGCCGAGCGGCTGGCCGGCCCCGGCACGGTGCTCTTCGACGACATGCGCAAGCTCCCCGAGTTGCTGGCCGCCCGTCACCGCGGCGCCGAACTGGCAGGATGA
- a CDS encoding aldo/keto reductase — protein MTYLAADSRYASMTYRRAGRSGVQLPAVSLGLWHNFGDAQPLEVQRAVLRRAFDRGVTHFDLANNYGPPYGSAERNFGYLFAQDFRPYRDELFIASKAGYDMWPGPYGDGGSRKYLLASLDQSLARMGLDYVDVFYSHRYDPDTPLEETMGALASAVRQGKALYAAISNYPAEQHREAVAILRELGTPVLLNQSAYSILDRRPEREGVLDAVGDTQTSLIAYSPLAQGLLTDRYLTGEVPTGSRMSVGHFLRREALTPAKLEQLRSLNKVAEQRGQSLAQLALAWVLRDPRVVSVIIGASSVAQLDQNLDALAAGPLTAEELAEIDRLSA, from the coding sequence ATGACCTATCTCGCGGCCGACTCCCGCTACGCCTCGATGACCTACCGCCGCGCCGGGCGCAGCGGCGTCCAGCTGCCCGCCGTATCGCTCGGCCTGTGGCACAACTTCGGCGACGCCCAGCCCCTGGAGGTCCAGCGCGCGGTGCTGCGCCGGGCCTTCGACCGCGGCGTCACCCACTTCGACCTGGCCAACAACTACGGCCCGCCGTACGGCTCGGCGGAGCGCAACTTCGGCTACCTGTTCGCCCAGGACTTCCGCCCGTACCGCGACGAGCTGTTCATCGCCAGCAAGGCCGGCTACGACATGTGGCCGGGCCCGTACGGCGACGGCGGCAGCCGCAAGTACCTGCTGGCCAGCCTGGACCAGTCGCTGGCCCGGATGGGCCTGGACTACGTGGACGTCTTCTACTCGCACCGCTACGACCCCGACACGCCCCTGGAGGAGACCATGGGCGCGCTGGCCAGCGCGGTGCGGCAGGGCAAGGCGCTGTACGCGGCGATCTCCAACTACCCGGCGGAGCAGCACCGGGAGGCGGTGGCGATCCTGCGCGAGCTGGGCACGCCGGTGCTGCTCAACCAGAGCGCCTACTCGATCCTGGACCGGCGCCCCGAGCGGGAGGGCGTGCTGGATGCGGTGGGTGACACCCAGACCAGCCTGATCGCCTACTCCCCGCTCGCCCAGGGCCTGTTGACGGACCGCTATCTGACGGGCGAGGTGCCGACCGGTTCCCGGATGTCGGTGGGGCACTTCCTGCGGCGGGAGGCGCTCACCCCGGCCAAGCTGGAGCAGCTGCGGTCGCTGAACAAGGTGGCCGAGCAACGCGGCCAGTCCCTCGCCCAGTTGGCGCTGGCCTGGGTGCTGCGGGATCCCCGGGTGGTGTCGGTGATCATCGGGGCCAGCAGTGTGGCCCAGCTCGACCAGAACCTCGACGCGCTGGCGGCCGGGCCGCTGACCGCCGAGGAGCTGGCCGAGATCGACCGGCTGAGCGCCTGA
- a CDS encoding group III truncated hemoglobin codes for MQTDIATRGDLELLLHRFYTAAFADPLIGRHFGGMDLEAHLPRITDFWASSLLRTGEYRGNLFAPHATLPLTAEHYGRWVQLWSATVDGRHQGPVAERAKERAQRIAVNLIRRTSGEDPATGGPGGFVPLSALLLRSA; via the coding sequence ATGCAGACCGACATCGCCACCCGGGGCGACCTTGAGCTGTTGCTGCACCGGTTCTACACGGCCGCCTTCGCCGACCCGCTGATCGGCCGGCATTTCGGCGGCATGGACCTGGAGGCCCACCTCCCGCGCATCACCGACTTCTGGGCGAGCTCGCTGCTGCGCACCGGTGAGTACCGCGGCAACCTGTTCGCCCCGCACGCCACCCTGCCGCTGACCGCCGAGCACTACGGCCGCTGGGTGCAGCTCTGGTCCGCCACCGTGGACGGCCGCCACCAGGGCCCGGTCGCCGAGCGCGCCAAGGAGCGGGCCCAGCGGATCGCCGTCAACCTGATCCGCCGCACCAGTGGCGAGGACCCGGCAACCGGCGGCCCCGGCGGCTTCGTGCCGCTCTCCGCACTGCTGCTTCGCAGCGCGTGA
- a CDS encoding helix-hairpin-helix domain-containing protein, with protein sequence MGFYSPLSLISDARRHGVKVHPVDVNASAAGPTLEGPRDAPAIRLGLATVRGLGEEQAAAVAAGRPYRDLADFAQRTRLPVAVLEALATAGAFRCFGLTRRQALWAAGAVAVSGEADPLPGTAPGAEAPQLPPMTPVEETIADLWATGASADGHPVEHVRPALRHIGAVPAGELAGLAHGCEIIVGGLVTHRQRPPTAGGVLFLSLEDETGLINVVCNRPVWEAHRRTALDRAGLLIHGRLERNHGAINVVATRISALRVAVP encoded by the coding sequence ATGGGCTTCTACTCCCCACTGAGCCTGATCTCCGACGCCCGTCGGCACGGTGTGAAGGTGCACCCGGTGGACGTCAACGCCAGTGCGGCGGGGCCGACTCTGGAGGGGCCGCGGGACGCACCGGCGATCCGGCTGGGGCTGGCCACGGTGCGCGGGCTCGGCGAGGAGCAGGCCGCGGCGGTGGCGGCGGGCCGGCCCTACCGGGATCTGGCGGACTTCGCGCAGCGGACCAGGCTGCCGGTGGCGGTGCTGGAGGCGCTGGCCACCGCCGGGGCGTTCCGCTGCTTCGGCCTGACGCGGCGTCAGGCGCTGTGGGCGGCGGGCGCGGTGGCGGTCAGCGGCGAGGCCGATCCGCTGCCCGGCACCGCCCCGGGGGCCGAGGCGCCGCAACTGCCGCCGATGACACCGGTGGAGGAGACCATCGCCGATCTGTGGGCGACCGGCGCCTCGGCCGACGGGCATCCGGTGGAGCATGTCCGCCCCGCGCTGCGGCACATCGGCGCCGTGCCCGCCGGAGAGCTGGCCGGCCTGGCGCACGGCTGCGAGATCATCGTGGGCGGCCTGGTCACGCACCGCCAACGGCCGCCCACGGCAGGCGGGGTGCTCTTCCTCAGTCTGGAGGACGAGACCGGCCTGATCAACGTGGTCTGCAACCGCCCGGTCTGGGAGGCCCATCGCCGCACCGCCCTGGACCGGGCCGGCCTGCTGATCCACGGCCGGTTGGAGCGCAACCACGGTGCGATCAACGTGGTCGCCACCCGGATCTCCGCGCTGCGGGTGGCGGTGCCCTGA
- a CDS encoding GTP-binding protein, with product MVYAHSDRPSAAPRGLAGAPAAALKILVAGGLGAGKTTLVGAVSEIRPLRTEERLSELGRPLDDTSQVAGKRTTTVAMDFGRIDIRPGLALYLFGTPGQDRFWFVWDELAQGALGAVVLADTRRLADCFPSVDFFEQRGIPFLVAVNCFDGAETFAPQDVRAALDLSADVPVLLCDARRREDGKELLARLVEHAIERR from the coding sequence ATGGTCTACGCGCACTCTGACCGACCGTCGGCCGCGCCCCGTGGTCTGGCCGGGGCGCCCGCGGCGGCGCTGAAGATCCTGGTCGCCGGCGGCCTCGGCGCCGGCAAGACCACGCTGGTCGGCGCGGTCAGCGAGATCCGGCCGCTGCGCACCGAGGAGCGGCTGAGCGAGCTCGGCCGACCGCTGGACGACACCTCGCAGGTGGCGGGCAAGCGGACCACCACGGTGGCGATGGACTTCGGGCGGATCGACATCCGCCCGGGCCTGGCGCTCTACCTCTTCGGCACCCCCGGGCAGGACCGGTTCTGGTTCGTCTGGGACGAGTTGGCGCAGGGCGCGCTGGGTGCGGTGGTGCTCGCCGACACCAGGCGGCTGGCGGACTGCTTCCCGTCGGTGGACTTCTTCGAGCAGCGCGGCATCCCGTTCCTGGTCGCCGTCAACTGCTTCGACGGCGCCGAGACGTTCGCACCCCAGGACGTCCGGGCCGCGCTCGACCTGTCGGCCGACGTGCCGGTGCTGCTCTGCGACGCGCGGCGCCGGGAGGACGGCAAGGAGCTGCTGGCCCGGCTGGTGGAGCACGCGATCGAGCGGCGCTGA
- a CDS encoding winged helix-turn-helix domain-containing protein gives MPSSTATLTPPAAPQLRALRAVTSPPTAADLRRQPPTPELPPLSPELLGTLPTGATVVATVPQSALPPGLLAQYGTQPDPTGAARPMVGYLVLVPAESAPTAVAAAAPVAAVPAPRPAVPTAPPVPAARGISVDLERRTAHVDGQPLELTYLEFELLAHLTQHPHRVHTRDHLVTAVWGYGHVGDGRTVDVHVARLRRKLGAAHRSSIITVRRVGYKYAPNVRS, from the coding sequence ATGCCTTCTTCTACGGCCACCCTGACCCCGCCCGCCGCCCCGCAGCTGCGAGCGTTGCGCGCGGTCACCAGCCCGCCCACCGCCGCCGACCTGCGTCGGCAGCCGCCGACACCTGAACTGCCGCCGCTGTCACCCGAGTTGCTCGGCACCCTGCCGACCGGCGCGACCGTGGTCGCGACGGTTCCGCAATCCGCCCTGCCGCCGGGCCTGCTCGCCCAGTACGGCACCCAGCCGGACCCGACCGGCGCGGCCCGCCCGATGGTCGGCTACCTGGTGCTGGTGCCCGCCGAGTCGGCGCCGACCGCCGTCGCCGCGGCGGCACCGGTGGCGGCGGTGCCGGCCCCGCGCCCGGCGGTGCCGACCGCTCCGCCAGTCCCGGCCGCCCGGGGCATCAGCGTCGACCTGGAGCGGCGGACCGCCCACGTCGACGGCCAGCCACTCGAACTCACCTACCTGGAGTTCGAGTTGCTCGCCCACCTGACCCAGCACCCGCACCGCGTGCACACCCGGGACCACCTGGTCACCGCGGTCTGGGGTTACGGCCACGTCGGCGACGGCCGCACCGTGGACGTCCATGTCGCCCGCCTGCGCCGCAAGTTGGGCGCGGCGCACCGTAGCAGCATCATCACGGTGCGCAGGGTCGGCTACAAGTATGCGCCCAACGTGCGCAGCTGA
- a CDS encoding sensor histidine kinase, translated as MRLRSSSIRAKIIALLLVPIVALVGLWAYATLVTTSDFWQQLNVASSYRTFGAPVDAVARDLQLERRAAVLRLARPAASGVQDDYLKAQQTTDQDVAALQRTFNGSSGSQLGKTERTRLQDFLKSLGNLPGLRGQVGQDSFSWEYAISSYSDLLKPAFEFRTAFLSRQTGQLPRQGMVLVELSRAREMLSQEDAAMEGLLNTDTPGALDYQAVIDPMHDQQALYEIYINELDQPDLGYYQSLNSGDNWMNLNLAEREFQSASPSEAAHFISETRWSGAVTPLLSDLYNENTKLAAALGEQARAYAMGVLWRGVIAGIAGLLAIVITLLISLRIGRGLVRELIGLRNSADELADVRLPAVMRRLRDGEAVDIAAEAPELAFGPAEIGQVGRAINAVRRAAVQAAVEQAELRRGVSAVFVNLARRSQVLLHRQLTLLDTMERRTEDPGDLEDLFKLDHLTTRMRRHAEGLIILSGGSPGRAWRKPVRMVDVVRAAVGEVEDYARVIVRPFPGTGLVGSAVADVTHLVAELVENAAVFSPPQTQVTVQGEVVAHGFALEIDDRGLGLSEQALAEINQRLEVEQPFNLADTDRLGLFVVSRLARRHGIRVSLRASPYGGTTAVVLIPRELLADVPGQVPTPRAAAPGAEPHKDRELVAVAGGASGPSRRGRTRGHGRPVTGPQPAGSEPARTPGGLPRRRAAGGPVLVPAPGGTGRHRRADTPSEATPGDAPVTVDTPVTADVTVDTPVTDAQSTTSASTADGSSGGRPAGGLLPRRVKQANLAPQLKGERDERPQPAPAPAPARSPEEARAAFSSFQRGFSRGRAAPERPAPTAPERPAPAAPERPAPTAPERPAPAAPERPAPAGPQRPAPRPPAPVVRTVPAPAPEPRRALASSPIPPALPATPQPAQPAPAEGSDR; from the coding sequence ATGCGTCTGCGCAGCAGCTCGATCCGCGCGAAGATCATCGCGCTGCTCCTGGTGCCCATCGTGGCCCTGGTCGGCCTGTGGGCCTACGCCACCCTGGTCACCACCAGCGACTTCTGGCAGCAGTTGAACGTGGCCTCCAGCTACCGCACCTTCGGCGCCCCGGTCGACGCGGTCGCCCGCGACCTGCAGCTGGAGCGCCGGGCCGCGGTGCTCCGGCTGGCCCGGCCCGCCGCCTCCGGAGTGCAGGACGACTACCTGAAGGCCCAGCAGACCACCGACCAGGACGTGGCCGCGTTGCAGCGGACCTTCAACGGGTCGTCCGGCAGCCAACTGGGCAAGACCGAGCGGACCCGGCTGCAGGACTTCCTCAAGTCCCTCGGCAACCTGCCCGGCCTGCGCGGTCAGGTCGGACAGGACAGCTTCTCCTGGGAGTACGCGATCAGCAGCTACTCCGACCTGCTCAAACCCGCCTTCGAGTTCCGCACCGCCTTCCTCAGCCGGCAGACCGGCCAACTGCCCCGCCAGGGAATGGTGCTGGTCGAACTCAGCCGGGCCCGCGAGATGCTCTCCCAAGAGGACGCGGCCATGGAGGGCCTGCTCAACACCGACACCCCCGGTGCGCTGGACTACCAGGCCGTCATCGACCCGATGCACGACCAGCAGGCCCTCTACGAGATCTACATCAACGAGCTGGACCAGCCCGACCTGGGCTACTACCAGAGCCTGAACAGCGGCGACAACTGGATGAACCTCAACCTGGCCGAGCGCGAGTTCCAGAGCGCCTCCCCGAGCGAGGCCGCGCACTTCATCAGCGAGACCCGCTGGAGCGGGGCCGTGACCCCGCTGCTCTCCGACCTCTACAACGAGAACACCAAGCTGGCCGCCGCCCTCGGCGAACAGGCCCGCGCCTATGCCATGGGCGTGCTCTGGCGGGGCGTCATCGCCGGCATCGCCGGGCTGCTGGCCATCGTGATCACCCTGCTGATCTCGCTGCGGATCGGCCGCGGCCTGGTCCGCGAGCTGATCGGCCTGCGCAACTCCGCGGACGAGCTGGCCGACGTCCGCCTGCCCGCGGTGATGCGGCGGCTGCGGGACGGCGAGGCGGTCGACATCGCCGCCGAAGCACCCGAGCTGGCGTTCGGGCCGGCCGAGATCGGGCAGGTCGGCCGGGCCATCAACGCGGTGCGGCGGGCCGCCGTCCAGGCTGCCGTCGAACAGGCCGAGCTGCGCCGCGGTGTCTCCGCCGTCTTCGTCAACCTCGCCCGGCGCAGCCAGGTGCTGCTGCACCGCCAGCTGACCCTGCTGGACACCATGGAGCGGCGCACCGAGGACCCGGGCGACCTCGAGGACCTGTTCAAGCTCGACCACCTGACCACCCGCATGCGGCGGCACGCCGAGGGTCTGATCATCCTCTCCGGCGGTTCGCCCGGCCGGGCCTGGCGCAAGCCGGTGCGGATGGTCGACGTGGTGCGGGCCGCCGTCGGCGAGGTCGAGGACTACGCCAGGGTGATCGTCCGCCCGTTCCCCGGCACCGGGCTGGTCGGCAGCGCGGTCGCCGACGTCACCCACCTGGTCGCCGAACTGGTGGAGAACGCCGCGGTGTTCTCGCCGCCGCAGACCCAGGTCACGGTGCAGGGCGAGGTGGTCGCGCACGGCTTCGCGCTGGAGATCGACGACCGCGGCCTGGGCCTGAGCGAGCAGGCGCTCGCCGAGATCAACCAGCGCCTGGAGGTCGAGCAGCCGTTCAACCTGGCCGACACCGACCGGCTCGGCCTGTTCGTGGTCAGCCGGCTGGCCCGGCGGCACGGCATCCGGGTCAGCCTGCGCGCCTCGCCCTACGGCGGCACCACCGCCGTGGTGCTGATCCCGCGTGAGCTGCTGGCCGATGTGCCCGGCCAGGTGCCGACCCCGCGGGCCGCCGCGCCCGGCGCCGAGCCGCACAAGGACCGCGAGCTGGTGGCGGTGGCCGGCGGTGCGAGCGGTCCTTCGCGCCGGGGCCGGACGCGCGGCCACGGCCGACCGGTCACCGGGCCGCAGCCGGCCGGCAGCGAGCCGGCCCGCACGCCGGGCGGGCTGCCGCGGCGCCGGGCGGCCGGCGGCCCGGTGCTGGTGCCCGCACCCGGTGGTACCGGGCGGCACCGCCGGGCCGACACGCCATCCGAGGCGACGCCGGGCGACGCTCCGGTCACGGTCGACACCCCGGTCACGGCTGACGTCACGGTCGACACCCCGGTCACGGATGCCCAGTCGACCACGAGCGCCTCGACCGCTGACGGGTCCTCCGGCGGCCGCCCCGCCGGCGGGCTGCTGCCCCGCCGGGTCAAGCAGGCCAACCTGGCACCGCAGTTGAAGGGCGAACGGGACGAGCGCCCGCAGCCCGCCCCCGCCCCCGCTCCCGCCCGCTCGCCGGAAGAAGCCCGCGCCGCCTTCAGCTCCTTCCAACGCGGCTTCAGCCGAGGCCGCGCCGCACCCGAACGTCCGGCCCCGACCGCACCCGAACGTCCGGCCCCGGCCGCACCCGAACGTCCGGCCCCGACCGCACCCGAACGTCCGGCCCCGGCCGCACCCGAACGCCCGGCCCCGGCCGGACCGCAACGCCCGGCCCCGCGGCCGCCGGCCCCGGTCGTGCGGACCGTGCCGGCGCCCGCCCCGGAACCGCGACGGGCCCTGGCCTCGTCACCGATCCCGCCGGCGCTGCCGGCCACCCCTCAACCAGCACAACCCGCACCAGCGGAAGGATCTGATCGATGA
- a CDS encoding RNA-guided endonuclease InsQ/TnpB family protein, whose amino-acid sequence MATVQVEESAGHARYTYRLRVSSTALALLQAEWGRCRWVWNECVAMSKKRHQANRARPAGAPKVTCGPAELDRMLTEARAANAWLREGASVPQQQTVRDFAKSRAKAQKDMKAKLPVGQRAGMPRHKKLKDARPSLNYTRRRFRIRGGRLHLAGGIVLTVVWSQQLPADPSSARVYQDSLGHWYVSFVVPAQLQPLPHSCLSIGIDWGVAETATTTSDAHDLPHPQHGRNAAAALARYQRQMSRRRPPKGQPASKGYRRAQQQAARAHKKVARQRQDTGRKWAKSVVRDHQHIAVEDFRPGFLAKTTMARKAADGAICATKTALQEMARKHGRSLYLVNPAHTTMDCAHCGARAKHRMPLSVRTYICTTCGASCPRDKNSARVMLHRAGLNPAGVECVGRGCLQGSRAARARNSSDEGGSTRPPGGEQST is encoded by the coding sequence ATGGCGACAGTGCAGGTTGAAGAGAGTGCTGGGCATGCCCGGTATACCTACCGCCTTCGTGTGTCGTCCACCGCTTTGGCTCTGCTGCAAGCGGAGTGGGGGCGGTGCCGGTGGGTGTGGAACGAGTGCGTGGCCATGTCGAAGAAGCGGCATCAGGCCAATCGCGCCAGGCCTGCGGGAGCGCCGAAAGTGACGTGCGGCCCGGCAGAGCTGGACAGGATGCTGACCGAGGCCCGAGCCGCGAACGCGTGGCTGCGTGAGGGGGCTTCGGTTCCGCAGCAGCAGACCGTCAGGGACTTCGCCAAGTCCCGTGCCAAGGCTCAGAAGGACATGAAGGCGAAGCTGCCGGTAGGGCAGCGTGCCGGGATGCCGAGGCACAAGAAGCTTAAGGACGCCCGGCCTAGCCTGAACTACACCCGGCGCAGATTCCGGATCAGGGGTGGCAGACTTCATCTGGCGGGAGGCATCGTGCTGACTGTGGTGTGGTCGCAACAACTTCCAGCCGACCCCAGTTCGGCGCGGGTCTACCAGGACAGCCTTGGGCACTGGTACGTGTCGTTTGTCGTCCCGGCGCAGCTCCAGCCCTTGCCGCACTCTTGCTTGTCGATCGGCATCGACTGGGGCGTGGCCGAGACCGCGACTACCACCTCCGACGCCCACGACCTCCCGCACCCGCAGCACGGCAGGAATGCGGCCGCCGCACTGGCCAGGTACCAGCGGCAGATGTCACGCCGCCGCCCGCCCAAGGGTCAACCCGCGTCCAAGGGTTACCGGCGCGCACAGCAGCAGGCTGCCAGGGCGCATAAGAAGGTTGCCCGGCAGCGCCAGGACACCGGCCGCAAATGGGCCAAGTCCGTGGTCCGCGACCACCAGCACATCGCAGTGGAGGACTTCCGCCCCGGATTTCTCGCGAAGACCACCATGGCCCGCAAGGCCGCTGACGGGGCGATCTGTGCGACCAAGACCGCATTGCAGGAGATGGCACGCAAGCACGGCCGAAGCCTGTATCTGGTCAACCCAGCGCACACCACGATGGACTGCGCGCACTGCGGGGCGAGAGCCAAGCACCGCATGCCGCTGTCCGTGCGCACCTACATCTGCACCACCTGCGGAGCCTCCTGTCCCAGAGACAAGAACTCCGCCCGCGTGATGCTTCACCGGGCAGGTCTGAACCCGGCTGGCGTCGAGTGCGTAGGACGCGGCTGCCTGCAGGGCAGCCGCGCAGCACGAGCCAGAAATTCCTCCGACGAAGGCGGAAGCACCCGCCCTCCAGGCGGGGAGCAGTCAACCTAG
- a CDS encoding DUF742 domain-containing protein has translation MATTPQEPGSPAEPDHWFDDEAGPVVRLFSMTRGRARPAGDEFFDLISMISARPVADRDATEPAPALDPEHDALLQLSADGPISVAELGSYTDLPVSVVRVLLGDLHAAGLIDVTRPVPLAELPDERLLRDVINGLRAL, from the coding sequence ATGGCCACAACCCCGCAGGAGCCGGGCTCGCCCGCGGAGCCGGACCACTGGTTCGACGACGAGGCGGGCCCGGTGGTCCGGTTGTTCTCGATGACCCGGGGGCGCGCCAGACCCGCCGGCGACGAGTTCTTCGACCTGATCTCGATGATCTCGGCGCGGCCGGTCGCCGACCGGGACGCCACCGAGCCGGCCCCGGCGCTCGACCCGGAGCACGACGCGCTGCTCCAGCTGAGCGCCGACGGGCCGATCTCGGTCGCCGAGCTGGGCTCCTACACCGATCTGCCGGTCAGCGTGGTGCGGGTGCTGCTCGGCGACCTGCACGCTGCCGGCTTGATCGACGTCACCCGTCCCGTCCCGCTCGCCGAACTGCCGGACGAGCGCCTGCTCCGAGATGTGATCAATGGTCTACGCGCACTCTGA